Below is a genomic region from Eupeodes corollae chromosome 1, idEupCoro1.1, whole genome shotgun sequence.
TCTATCGCGGAGATTGTAGACTTCTTGAACTAAGAGGGTATGTAAGTTaaggaaaattatttattaaacaagttttgcatatcattttaaattatagaggtgttgtatttaaaaacatactcGCATGGAAAACCATCTTTTCATGATGCCTTACGATTCCCAGAACTAAAGATACATATTACTGTTTGTATGCCACCATTTGTGATATTGCAgtctaaaatttgtgtttaaatggtttttttgaatattattttctttaaagcgGAATCAGCTTGTTGGAACCTAATTCAAATGTGCTTCTTTGGAATCAAAATACGTTGATATGAATCTTTATAATCTTCTTTCCAACATAGACGGTGAGTGTTTGCAAATTTTCtcctcaaattgaaaattttcttgttttccatgggtaagttcagattttcttcaaaaattgattttatttcgtGGAGCATGGAAAACtattggaattgttttttttttgtcatcgtagaggttcagacaacatacatactcgtacatactttattctttgaacgtaaattctGACCAAGGCAATTGGTTAGTTGGTCAAATGTCATACTCttcaaactcggaactttacttcactaacctctgcTTTCAGTTGATTGTGCAAAAACAACCAAATAcataaatatctacaaaaaaagtctcaagcaagctacaagtccttcttgagtagtttttaaataagtaaatattacttattccttttttaatttgacaaggaactctTTCAAGTCTAAGAAACTTGTTTAAGAGTCTCtcacaaacattaaaaacttaCCTATCTGATGTGAATTCAATAGTTTCCCATTCACGACTTCGTAAATCAAATCGTTCCATCGAACTTCCTAGTCCTTCACAGCAGTATATATAATTATCTGTTACAGCGCTAGTACAATAACTGTTTACTATATTTAGTCTTGGCATAGTTTGCCATATACCAACTCTAGGATCGAACATTTGTACAGAACTTAAGCTTTTTTGATCCGTTTCACCACCCATCACATACAAGCTTCTTTCTGAGGAAAGGAACAAATTAGCAAAATTAAGGCCTGTTTTTTCcttttgaaagaagaaaaagaagaaacataCCACAGACAACAGCTCCCATAGAGCTCCTCGGCGATAACATTGGTTCAATAAGCATTGTTGCTCCAGTCTCTAAATCCATGCACTCAACCGTTCGTAGTGTTCCTTTAGAACCATTTCCGCCCATAGCGTATAGGAAATTATCCAATATCAACGACCGATGGTGAGAGCGTTGTTCTTTCATTGGTGACATTGtaaaccatttatttttatatacattataGTAAAAGCAAGTCCGACGACTTCGACCAACACAACCGCCTTGGacgtataaaaaatgtttttgacttgTGAAACTCAATGCAAACGCTTCCAATGGCAAAGGACTAAGTGTTGTCATATTGCCTGTTGTCATGTCGAGCTTTCCGAAATCCGGCTGACGACCCATTTTATCGAGTACAAAAATATTCCATTGCATCTTGCCGATACTGTGATAGACACTGTCCACCCAATCACGACAATGCTTATCGTCACAAAGCATGTTTATTGATTGAACAACTTGGTTACTCACGCAAGCCGGATGAAGCTTCGTAACGAGTTTATTAAGGTGTTGTTGGCGTTCGGTTGGATTATGATCAATCCATTTTATAATGCTGCGAAGAAGCGCCTCCTCATCGTAAATGTAAAGCTCTGGATTTTCTAGAATGTTATTAAACTGTAAGATATAAGATAAGGAATACAATTTTATGACAATGCCTTTGACAGATTGAAGAAATATAGTAGATTCAGAGGTAAGTCCATATTgcataatatattattaaacaATCTTCAATAcacataaaattactttaatctCACTAAAACTCGAGAACACCTGGACCGATTcggctaattttggtcttgaattactTGTGAAAGTCCAGAGAAACATTAAACATTCAAATGACTGctgatttaagatttaaaccaCATGAGGGACTTGAAGGTAAAAATTTCCCAATTCCAATTAATGCAACTTTATTGGAGATATGATACCTATGTGTTTATTGATGATAAATGAAGTTTTGTCGTGTTTGGGAATTACAGCATCAATCAAATCGTCATATGCACAAAGCTTTCAACCACGAGCTATAAAGAGATCAATACGACATAGCAGCATTAGCCAAGTACAAGTGGTCCACAATTAAGTGGCCTGgaccaatatatttttgatagaGCCATGATTCTGTTATCAATTGATTTTCGCTTCCAGTTATTCCCCAATCAACTTTTGCTGAAGAACTTAACGCATGCCTAAAATCATCATATTTGTGGCGGTAAGTTAAGAAACTCCAATTAACAACCAACATGAGAGTATTTTTGCAATTAGATTAAACTACAAATGTGTTTCCGAATCAGTTGTTAGACATTGGAAATAATGAGGTTGCAGTAGACACCTTGACCGGATTCATCACATTacccacagatttctgtcacatcACAAGAGCTCATTCAGCGTATTTTCCCAGATGTAGCACAAATGTTCAATTAACATAATTGGCTTGGTGAACGAGCAATATTGGCGGCGAAAAATAAAGGTGTCGAGGATCTTATTGCGACCATTCAGAATTTACTTTCGGGACAGTGGGGTTTCTTCAAATCAGTCCACACCGTTGTGAAATAGGAACGTATTGATCCCGCGTATAACGATGATTCTAACGGATTTACCATTCGATTTTAATCGTTTACAATTTTCGGGACAGTGCTACACAAAAGTTTGTGTAAAAGGATAAAATGTGGAAAAAgaggtcagtttttttttaagtatacaacatatttcaaaaaatgattttcaaaggATCGTGCCGTCTaacataaattcaatatttttatttttattcaaacaaataaaaaaaaaataacaagaaagtTATAAAACTGTCACCCTTGGGGCAAAATCAGGTCCAAAATTATAACTTCTTGCACTCGTTCGTGAAAATAACCTCATAGCAACTTTCGTGAGGCTGATTAACGTACTTCTTGGCGAACGCAAAATGCTTCTGCCAGTTTGCTTTTTTCCCTAATGGCTTTTTTCTGGGAGTGCACGACTTAAATCCATTTCGAAGTATGGTTATTTAAAACCTTTCTGGATGCACTTAAATCTTGTGATACGTTTCTAGTTTCGAGCTGATCATCCAAGCTGTTTTAAATGGCTTTGATCCACTATACATTTAATCATCCTCTTATCTTTTGCTGAGAGCTTAGATCTTACCTACCGTATATAATATATAGTTCTCTGAATCGTTATATATGGAACCCTGTTTCGAAGTTACGCTGtaggacattttttgttttacctgAAGATTAATTAACAACACCTTTTCACTCACGCTTAACTTTTTAGGATAAAAATGTACCGATATTTGCACAGGGCGTAATCAAAcagtaatcaaaaataaaagtattaaaattatgttgGACTATACTGATCGTTTGAAATATACTTAAAAGAAAACCTATCACTTGATGTTTTGTGTAGCACTCTAATTCTCCTCATTGGAATTTTTCGGAATCAACTTGAACTTTCCAGCGAGTTAGAAAACCGTCATCTTTGTTTATTTCCGCaccacaaaacaaacaaatatggtatagaagaaaaattttaattgatgaaCAGCCTGTATCGTAACTGTGGTTACACTTAATAACACTCAATGCCCCTTACACAAATAATCTAATGTTAattctacatttaaaaaataatgttggcaTTCAAGATCTAGGTGAACCACGAACTACTATTGGACTAGAAGTATTACGAGACCGTGCCAAAGGAACTTTGTCAATAAGTCAACCGTCTTatgtaagaaatttattaacCAAATACAATCTTTTGAATTGCAAGCCGAATACCCTACCAATGCCACCTAAAACTAAAATGGAGAAAGAACCCTCACAGAATGAAGAACGAACACCTGTTGATAAACAATCATACCAGGAACTCATCGGTAGTCTTTTACATCTCTCTACTTTTAGTCGCCCAGATATCTCCTGCAATGTTAACATGTTGTCTCAATTCAATCAAGATCCATGAAAGCAGCACTGGAATTTAGCTTTATCTgttcttaagtatttaaaaggaacaattaattcaaaaattctctATTCCAGAACAGGCAAACCAATTTTCACTTACTCTGACTCCAATTGGGCAGAAGACATCAATAATCGGAAATCCCAATAGGGCATTGTTTTCGTAATGGCTGGAGGCCCTATTGACTGGGAATCAAGAAAATAATCAATAATAACAACATCAAGTGTTGAAACCGAATATTTGACAATAACATTTGCTGCTAAGAAGGCAAAATATTTCAAGATCTTACTCGTTGAACTAGGAATCCTGCGTGAAGAGCAACACATATATTTATACACTGATAGCCAAAGTGCTCGGTATATTGCACACTATCAAGGAAAGCGGTCAGAACAAAACATCTTCACATTAAATTTCACTATATTCGAGAAGCTGTATCTGAGGGAACtattcgactaaaatatctgcAAACAGAATTGATGTTAGCTGATTCTTTAACTAAGTGTACGCCGtttccaaaataacgtttttgttttaaaaatcttggattaacttataaaaactaatttttaatttattgaataatgAATTTGATTACAAAACTTAAGTATGCACAtctattcaaacaaatttttcatatttgaatttacatttacatatttaaatcgaagattttgaattttaaacaaataatcgaattacttacttacttaaggtgacgctacagtcc
It encodes:
- the LOC129938735 gene encoding kelch-like protein 28 is translated as MDKKLENVDKVGTKFTNCQHSDGILLRLNEQRKDSQLCDTVLTAGDQKFNVHKNVLSAASLYFLAMFSGHFPESDKKEIVLNDIEPDCLKVILDYIYTGQLIVNHMNVQTLLATASFLQIDWIEERCCDFIVKALDASNCLGVKKFGENHSLPRLEEFACEYVFKHFQEVTRSDEFFLMTFDEFNNILENPELYIYDEEALLRSIIKWIDHNPTERQQHLNKLVTKLHPACVSNQVVQSINMLCDDKHCRDWVDSVYHSIGKMQWNIFVLDKMGRQPDFGKLDMTTGNMTTLSPLPLEAFALSFTSQKHFLYVQGGCVGRSRRTCFYYNVYKNKWFTMSPMKEQRSHHRSLILDNFLYAMGGNGSKGTLRTVECMDLETGATMLIEPMLSPRSSMGAVVCERSLYVMGGETDQKSLSSVQMFDPRVGIWQTMPRLNIVNSYCTSAVTDNYIYCCEGLGSSMERFDLRSREWETIEFTSDREFFEIFSIGNDVYSISSEEITRYYPSGNRWENIFYYPFTREWDTAVAMELVNENSVLF